A stretch of Dehalococcoidales bacterium DNA encodes these proteins:
- the holA gene encoding DNA polymerase III subunit delta — MLYILYGPDGFSRTEALAEIKKGLGDEVMLASNTNVFEGKKITPSELSVVAQAVPFLSEKRLIIIEGLLEKFDSKAPKSRGKKTTKASSKQNETELFTEIFLNHPESTVIVLVGENEGKNNPLLNGIISKAKVSRFPLLRGLKLIRWIEKRVAEKGGKISSEAAKLLEKQTDGDLWALSGEIDKLISYALGRQIEEDDVNKLVANSRQVTIFDMTDAVLGFRAENAQRILQQLLLEGMAPPFILSMITREVRQLIQIKAMLIERKPQAEIRAKTGLQNDFVWNKTSERANTYHFNRLKDLYHKLLETDIAIKTGKYNDELALNILIAEMCAARVG, encoded by the coding sequence ATGCTGTACATACTTTACGGTCCGGACGGTTTTTCACGCACCGAGGCTTTGGCGGAGATTAAAAAAGGGTTGGGCGATGAGGTTATGCTTGCTTCCAACACCAACGTTTTTGAAGGCAAGAAAATTACCCCGTCCGAACTTTCCGTTGTCGCCCAAGCTGTACCGTTTCTATCCGAAAAACGGCTCATAATTATCGAAGGGCTGCTTGAAAAATTCGATTCCAAAGCGCCCAAAAGCAGGGGCAAAAAAACAACCAAAGCCTCCTCCAAACAAAACGAAACAGAACTCTTTACCGAAATATTTTTAAATCACCCCGAGAGTACCGTAATTGTGCTTGTCGGTGAAAATGAAGGGAAAAACAACCCCCTTTTGAACGGAATAATATCAAAAGCCAAAGTAAGCAGGTTTCCGCTTTTAAGGGGCCTCAAATTGATTCGCTGGATTGAGAAGCGGGTCGCCGAAAAGGGCGGTAAAATCTCTTCCGAAGCGGCAAAGCTGCTTGAAAAACAAACCGACGGCGATTTATGGGCCCTTTCGGGTGAAATCGATAAACTTATTTCATATGCGCTCGGGCGGCAAATTGAAGAAGACGATGTTAATAAACTTGTTGCCAACTCGCGGCAAGTAACAATTTTTGATATGACAGATGCCGTTCTCGGTTTTAGAGCGGAAAATGCGCAACGGATTTTACAGCAACTTCTTCTTGAAGGTATGGCACCCCCGTTTATACTTTCCATGATAACCCGCGAGGTGCGCCAGTTAATCCAAATCAAAGCGATGTTAATTGAGCGAAAACCGCAAGCGGAAATCCGGGCTAAAACAGGCCTGCAAAACGACTTTGTTTGGAATAAAACTTCGGAGCGGGCAAACACTTATCACTTCAATAGGCTTAAAGATCTCTATCATAAGCTGCTTGAGACCGATATTGCCATCAAAACCGGTAAATACAACGATGAACTGGCGCTTAATATTTTGATTGCCGAAATGTGTGCCGCACGGGTAGGCTGA
- the alaS gene encoding alanine--tRNA ligase, translating to MSITGDNIRESFLRYFEEKGHKIMPSSSLVPHGDPTLLLTSAGMVQFKPYFLGEKPPATRMVSCQKCFRVTDVDSVGDTKHLTFFEMLGNFSIGDYFKEGAIDLAWEYVTERLKLPKERIWITVYKDDDEAFEIWHKKIGVPAERIVRCGDKENFWGPAGDSGPCGPCSELHYDFGEDVGCLKCDCSPACSCERFSEIWNLVFVQYNQDKSGKRTPLAKGHIDTGMGLERITVIKQNKNSVYETDLFTPLLDIISQISGQKYGSDEAIDNNIRIVAEHGRATTFLIADGVLPGNEKQSYVLRRLMRRAIFFGERLAAGKSFLTEIAKITVEKMKNEYPELGQKRDFILKVIEEEENRFNDTLKTGTQLLEAIIAEVAPENKKEISGGQAFKLYDTYGFPIDLTQGIATKQGFTVDMAGFEAELEKQREKAKSANKFKKSLSLAVDTEVVNGCDASIFTGYENIADKSKTVAILFENKNVNEIAEGQQAFIMLDKTPFYAEKGGQVGDTGELIAPEGRFVVTDTVNLSDKVVAHKGYLAQGSFKVGDQVNAAINAGRRLDIARNHTATHLLQYALRKVLGEHIQQRGSMVSPDRLRFDFTHLSAMTEDEIEKVQSIVNNEIRRNHAVSPGIMPYKQAVKEGATALFDEKYGDEVRVLKIGTPLISAELCGGTHVSATGEIGFFRIVSESGIGGGIRRIEAVTGRGAEQWLEDSIGAFKNEIAVMQSELDKERRQIIALQRGQAKQQASTLLDKAETVNGVKLLVSRIEATDNDMMRDMADVLRAKLGSGIVVLGAVLEDKPSFIVAVTPDLVKNGHHAGKLIKHISTVAGGGGGGKPDMAQGGGRDLEKLEEAIDSVRGII from the coding sequence ATGAGTATAACAGGCGATAACATCAGAGAAAGTTTTTTGCGTTACTTTGAAGAGAAGGGGCATAAAATTATGCCCAGTTCATCATTGGTTCCGCACGGCGACCCAACGCTTCTTCTAACCAGCGCCGGTATGGTCCAGTTCAAACCTTATTTCTTGGGCGAAAAGCCGCCGGCGACACGAATGGTTTCCTGCCAAAAGTGTTTTCGGGTCACCGATGTCGATTCTGTAGGGGATACCAAACACCTCACCTTTTTTGAGATGCTGGGCAATTTCAGTATCGGCGATTATTTTAAGGAAGGCGCTATTGATCTTGCTTGGGAATACGTTACCGAGCGCTTAAAACTGCCGAAAGAGCGAATTTGGATTACGGTTTACAAGGATGACGACGAGGCGTTTGAAATTTGGCATAAAAAAATCGGTGTTCCGGCGGAACGTATTGTTCGTTGCGGCGATAAAGAAAACTTCTGGGGGCCGGCCGGTGATTCCGGACCTTGCGGTCCGTGCAGTGAGCTGCATTACGATTTCGGAGAGGATGTCGGCTGCCTCAAGTGCGACTGCTCACCCGCTTGTTCCTGCGAACGTTTTTCCGAAATCTGGAACTTGGTATTTGTGCAATACAATCAGGATAAATCCGGTAAACGTACCCCGCTTGCCAAAGGGCATATCGATACCGGTATGGGGCTTGAGCGCATAACCGTTATTAAGCAGAACAAAAATTCGGTCTATGAGACTGATTTATTTACCCCGCTTTTGGATATAATTTCGCAAATATCGGGGCAAAAATACGGCTCCGACGAGGCTATCGATAACAATATAAGAATTGTTGCCGAGCACGGGAGGGCCACCACTTTTTTAATTGCCGACGGGGTGCTCCCCGGTAACGAAAAACAGAGCTATGTTTTAAGACGCCTGATGCGGCGCGCCATTTTCTTTGGTGAAAGATTGGCTGCCGGAAAATCCTTTTTAACCGAGATTGCCAAGATTACCGTTGAAAAAATGAAAAACGAGTATCCGGAACTCGGGCAAAAAAGGGATTTTATTCTAAAGGTTATTGAAGAGGAAGAAAACAGGTTTAACGATACCTTAAAAACGGGAACGCAGCTCCTTGAAGCTATTATTGCCGAGGTCGCACCCGAGAACAAAAAAGAGATTTCGGGCGGACAGGCCTTTAAACTTTACGATACGTACGGTTTTCCGATTGATTTAACACAGGGAATCGCAACCAAACAAGGCTTTACGGTCGATATGGCCGGGTTTGAAGCCGAACTCGAAAAACAGCGCGAAAAGGCCAAATCCGCCAATAAATTCAAAAAGAGTTTATCCCTTGCGGTGGATACCGAGGTTGTTAACGGTTGCGATGCCAGCATCTTTACCGGTTATGAAAACATTGCGGATAAATCAAAAACGGTTGCCATTTTATTTGAAAATAAAAATGTTAACGAAATAGCCGAAGGGCAGCAAGCGTTCATTATGTTGGATAAAACCCCGTTTTATGCCGAAAAGGGCGGGCAAGTCGGCGATACCGGTGAGCTAATTGCCCCCGAGGGCAGGTTTGTTGTCACCGATACCGTTAATTTGTCCGATAAAGTCGTTGCGCATAAGGGATATCTGGCGCAAGGTTCATTTAAGGTCGGCGACCAGGTAAATGCCGCAATTAATGCCGGGCGCCGTTTGGATATTGCCCGCAATCATACGGCAACCCATTTATTGCAATATGCATTGCGTAAAGTTTTGGGCGAGCATATTCAACAGCGCGGTTCAATGGTTTCACCCGATCGGTTGAGGTTTGATTTTACCCATCTTTCGGCGATGACGGAAGATGAAATCGAAAAAGTTCAATCGATTGTTAATAACGAAATACGCCGCAATCATGCGGTTAGCCCCGGTATAATGCCTTATAAACAGGCGGTCAAAGAGGGTGCTACAGCGCTTTTTGATGAAAAATATGGCGATGAAGTCAGGGTGCTTAAAATCGGTACGCCGCTTATCAGCGCCGAGCTTTGCGGCGGTACTCACGTTTCGGCTACCGGTGAAATCGGCTTTTTCCGCATTGTTTCCGAATCCGGTATCGGCGGAGGAATCCGCCGTATTGAAGCGGTTACCGGCAGGGGCGCAGAGCAATGGCTGGAAGACAGTATCGGCGCTTTTAAAAACGAAATTGCGGTAATGCAATCCGAATTGGATAAAGAACGTCGTCAAATAATTGCTTTACAGCGCGGACAGGCCAAACAACAAGCAAGCACACTGCTTGATAAAGCGGAAACCGTAAACGGCGTTAAGCTGCTTGTAAGCCGTATTGAGGCTACCGATAACGATATGATGCGCGATATGGCAGATGTTTTGCGTGCTAAACTCGGCAGCGGAATTGTAGTATTGGGTGCCGTTTTAGAGGATAAACCCTCGTTTATTGTGGCGGTAACCCCCGATTTGGTTAAAAACGGTCATCATGCCGGTAAGCTTATAAAGCATATTTCGACAGTTGCCGGCGGTGGCGGCGGTGGAAAGCCCGATATGGCACAGGGCGGCGGTAGGGACTTGGAAAAACTGGAAGAAGCTATTGATTCGGTTAGAGGGATAATATAA
- the ruvX gene encoding Holliday junction resolvase RuvX, translating to MRLLGLDVGDKRIGVAMSDPSGILATPLTIIERRNDNADIEAILDILNHNEIGRIIVGLPLAQDGGIGLQAGKVKGFAEKLQKQIAIPLEYRDESFSTDSAKKLMLQTKSKKARRNTKDDAIAAAYILQHFLEEQYVPKLEEFEETD from the coding sequence ATGCGCTTATTGGGTCTTGATGTGGGAGATAAGAGAATCGGGGTGGCAATGAGCGATCCGTCCGGTATATTGGCGACCCCTCTCACTATAATCGAACGCCGAAATGACAACGCCGATATCGAGGCGATTCTTGATATTCTAAATCACAATGAAATCGGACGCATAATTGTCGGTTTGCCTCTTGCCCAAGATGGCGGTATCGGCTTACAGGCCGGAAAAGTAAAGGGGTTTGCCGAAAAACTTCAAAAGCAAATCGCTATCCCGCTTGAGTACAGGGACGAAAGTTTTTCGACCGATTCCGCCAAAAAGCTGATGTTACAGACAAAATCCAAGAAAGCGCGCAGAAATACCAAAGACGATGCTATTGCGGCGGCGTATATCCTGCAACATTTTTTGGAAGAGCAATATGTTCCGAAGTTAGAGGAGTTTGAAGAAACGGATTGA